One part of the Hyphomicrobiales bacterium genome encodes these proteins:
- a CDS encoding ABC transporter ATP-binding protein: protein MTQATSAGPMISIDGLQKTYGSGFEALKNVDLTIEKGEILALLGPNGAGKTTLISAICGITVPTGGSITVGGHDILAEPGKTRRLIGLVPQEITLEPFETVLNTMRFSRGLFGLGANPALMEETLKKLSLWDKKDTQIKELSGGMKRRVLIAKAMAHEPQVLFLDEPTAGVDVELRKDMWSVVSDLKEAGVTIILTTHYIEEAEAIADRVAIISKGRILLVDEKSALIERMGKRSLTIDFDKKLDPVPDGLAPYDLVLSEDGMSATYTYDTRADRTGIGALLRDVNAAGLAVRDIHTAQSSLEEIFVSLVEDDVNGQQATDAGEAA, encoded by the coding sequence ATGACCCAAGCGACTTCCGCAGGACCGATGATCTCCATCGACGGCCTGCAAAAAACCTATGGCAGCGGCTTCGAAGCCCTAAAGAACGTCGATCTGACGATCGAGAAGGGCGAGATTCTTGCGCTTCTCGGACCGAACGGGGCCGGCAAAACCACACTGATTTCTGCCATTTGCGGGATCACCGTGCCAACCGGCGGATCGATCACCGTCGGTGGCCATGACATTCTCGCCGAGCCCGGCAAAACCCGGCGCCTGATTGGTCTTGTGCCGCAAGAAATCACGCTGGAACCCTTCGAGACTGTGCTCAACACGATGCGGTTTTCGCGCGGTCTGTTCGGCCTTGGCGCCAATCCGGCGCTGATGGAAGAGACGCTGAAAAAGCTCAGCCTCTGGGACAAAAAAGACACGCAGATCAAAGAACTATCCGGCGGCATGAAGCGCCGCGTGCTGATCGCTAAGGCAATGGCACACGAGCCGCAGGTGCTGTTTCTCGATGAACCGACCGCTGGCGTCGATGTCGAACTGCGCAAGGACATGTGGTCAGTGGTCAGCGACCTCAAAGAGGCCGGTGTCACCATCATTCTGACCACCCATTACATTGAGGAAGCCGAGGCGATCGCCGATCGTGTGGCGATCATCTCCAAAGGTCGCATTCTGCTGGTTGATGAGAAAAGCGCGTTGATCGAGCGGATGGGCAAGCGCAGCCTGACGATCGATTTCGACAAAAAACTCGATCCGGTGCCGGACGGGCTCGCACCTTACGATCTGGTGCTGAGCGAAGATGGCATGAGCGCCACCTACACCTATGACACCCGTGCCGATCGCACCGGTATTGGAGCCTTGCTGCGCGACGTGAATGCCGCCGGCCTTGCCGTGCGGGACATTCATACCGCCCAAAGCTCGCTCGAAGAAATTTTCGTCAGCCTCGTCGAGGACGATGTGAACGGCCAGCAAGCGACAGATGCGGGAGAAGCGGCATGA
- a CDS encoding ureidoglycolate lyase, which translates to MSRIIARPLTAEAFEPFGDVLSVEGDPDKLINQGLCGRYHDRAKLDFGKDGRPGISLFKAELRTLPYTLDMMERHPEGSQAFLPMDVHPFLVIVAEDADGKPGTPHAFLTHTGEGINFHRGTWHGVLTPLAGNGLFAVVDRVGDTPNLEEHWFDTPYEVVGQSF; encoded by the coding sequence ATGAGCCGTATCATTGCCCGTCCGCTAACCGCTGAGGCGTTTGAACCGTTTGGCGATGTGCTCTCGGTCGAGGGCGATCCGGACAAACTGATCAATCAGGGCCTGTGCGGGCGCTATCATGACCGGGCCAAATTGGACTTTGGCAAGGACGGCCGGCCGGGTATCAGCCTGTTCAAAGCAGAGCTTCGTACGCTGCCGTACACGCTCGACATGATGGAGCGGCACCCGGAGGGATCACAGGCCTTTTTGCCGATGGATGTGCACCCTTTTTTGGTGATCGTTGCCGAAGATGCGGATGGCAAGCCAGGCACGCCGCACGCCTTTTTGACTCACACCGGTGAGGGCATCAATTTCCATCGTGGCACCTGGCACGGCGTGCTGACGCCGCTGGCGGGCAATGGGCTCTTTGCTGTCGTGGACCGGGTTGGTGACACGCCAAACCTGGAAGAGCATTGGTTCGACACGCCCTATGAGGTGGTGGGCCAGAGTTTCTAG
- a CDS encoding YdeI/OmpD-associated family protein yields MTKRPADHLQQVEVKSRVELRAWLATHHQQSESIWLVTYKKAVADWYVDYDAVVEECLCFGWVDSLTRAKDEQRSMLLLAPRKEKSAWSASNKRRVEKLLAAGLMEPPGLAKIEAAKANGMWEFLDDVEALIAPPGLVEALERYPSAKAHFDAFPRSPKRGILEWIKQAKKLETRAKRIEETARLAETNDRANQFKR; encoded by the coding sequence ATGACCAAGCGTCCGGCCGACCACCTGCAACAGGTTGAGGTGAAAAGCCGGGTCGAGCTGCGCGCTTGGCTCGCCACCCATCACCAGCAATCTGAAAGCATTTGGCTGGTCACCTACAAGAAGGCCGTTGCCGATTGGTATGTCGATTATGATGCTGTGGTCGAAGAGTGCCTATGTTTCGGCTGGGTGGATTCCCTCACCCGCGCCAAGGACGAGCAGCGCTCCATGCTGCTGCTTGCCCCGCGCAAGGAAAAGAGCGCCTGGTCGGCCAGTAACAAGCGCCGCGTTGAGAAACTGCTCGCCGCCGGCCTGATGGAACCGCCGGGGCTTGCCAAGATCGAAGCGGCAAAAGCGAACGGCATGTGGGAGTTCCTAGACGATGTCGAAGCGCTGATTGCACCGCCTGGCCTGGTCGAAGCGCTGGAGCGTTACCCCAGCGCCAAGGCCCATTTCGACGCCTTTCCTCGCTCGCCCAAACGCGGCATCCTGGAGTGGATCAAGCAGGCCAAGAAGCTCGAAACCCGTGCCAAGCGGATCGAGGAAACCGCCCGGCTTGCCGAAACCAACGATCGCGCCAATCAGTTCAAGCGCTGA
- the guaD gene encoding guanine deaminase yields the protein MRSLLRGRTLTFHRRPANGDDRQAYTYDGDGSVLIEDGRIIANGPFAALKTAHPEVEVIDHRPHLILPGFIDPHIHYPQMQVVGSYAGSLLEWLNRYTFIEEQRFADQAHAERIADLFMDELIRYGTTTAVAFCSVHPGSAEAFFAAAAKRNMAMAGGKVMMDREAPDALTDTAQSSYDDTKALIERWHGKGRATYAITPRFAITSTPEQLEAAGTLAREHPSCLIQSHLSENDGEIARVAELYPDDEDYTAVYERFGLLNDRALYGHCIHLKPRERAAMAEAGAVAVSCPTSNLFLGSGLFRHKVLQEDGIRIAYATDIGGGTSYSMLRTMDVGYKVAQLQGDRMHPLQTFYAMTRGNAEALSMERQIGTLDPGTDADLVVLNASAMPTSALKMERVETLEEELFLLQTLADNRMIAETYVAGLPMKSAL from the coding sequence ATGAGGTCGCTGCTTCGCGGTCGCACGCTGACCTTCCATCGCCGTCCCGCCAATGGCGACGATCGCCAAGCCTACACCTATGATGGTGATGGGTCGGTGTTGATCGAAGACGGCAGGATCATCGCCAATGGCCCCTTCGCTGCGCTGAAAACGGCGCATCCGGAGGTCGAGGTCATCGATCACCGCCCGCATCTGATCCTGCCGGGGTTCATCGATCCGCACATTCATTACCCGCAAATGCAGGTCGTCGGGTCATACGCCGGCAGCCTGTTGGAATGGCTGAACCGCTACACCTTCATTGAAGAACAGCGCTTTGCCGATCAGGCCCATGCCGAACGTATCGCCGACCTCTTCATGGACGAGCTGATCCGCTATGGCACGACGACCGCTGTCGCCTTTTGCTCGGTGCATCCGGGCAGCGCCGAAGCCTTCTTTGCCGCTGCCGCCAAGCGCAACATGGCGATGGCCGGTGGCAAGGTGATGATGGATCGCGAGGCGCCGGACGCGCTCACCGATACCGCGCAGTCCTCCTATGATGACACGAAGGCGCTGATCGAACGCTGGCACGGCAAGGGTCGTGCCACCTACGCGATCACACCACGCTTTGCGATCACGTCCACGCCGGAGCAGTTGGAAGCGGCCGGCACGCTCGCCCGCGAGCACCCAAGTTGCCTGATCCAGTCGCATCTGTCGGAAAATGACGGTGAGATCGCGCGCGTCGCCGAGCTTTACCCGGACGATGAGGATTACACGGCTGTTTACGAGCGCTTCGGCCTGCTCAATGACCGCGCGCTTTATGGCCACTGCATCCATTTGAAACCGCGCGAACGCGCCGCCATGGCTGAGGCCGGGGCGGTGGCCGTGTCCTGCCCGACATCGAACCTTTTTCTCGGATCAGGGCTGTTCCGCCACAAGGTCCTGCAAGAAGACGGCATCCGCATCGCATACGCCACCGACATTGGCGGCGGCACCAGCTATTCCATGCTGCGCACCATGGATGTCGGCTACAAGGTTGCCCAGCTTCAAGGCGACCGGATGCACCCGCTCCAGACCTTCTACGCCATGACGCGCGGCAACGCCGAGGCGCTCAGCATGGAGCGTCAGATCGGAACCCTCGATCCGGGCACCGATGCCGATCTGGTGGTGCTCAACGCGTCGGCGATGCCGACTTCGGCGCTCAAAATGGAGCGCGTGGAAACGTTGGAAGAAGAGCTGTTCTTGCTTCAAACGCTCGCCGACAACCGCATGATCGCGGAGACCTACGTCGCCGGGCTGCCGATGAAATCCGCGCTTTAG
- a CDS encoding ABC transporter permease, whose protein sequence is MNFFAIVAIFKYEMARAFRTALQSIISPVISTSLYFVVFGAAIGSRIESVEGVSYGAFIVPGLIMLTVMTQGITNAAFGIYFPKFIGSIYEVLSAPVGVVEVVAGYVGAAATKSLIIGVIIMITAAFFIDIQIAHPIAMVFLLVTICFAFSLFGFIIGIWAQSFEQLQLVPLLIITPLVFLGGSFYSITMLPPFWQTVSLFNPVVYLISAFRWSFFGTADVAIGVSLAAIALFTAVCITIIWWIFKTGYRLKS, encoded by the coding sequence ATCAATTTCTTCGCCATTGTCGCCATCTTCAAATATGAAATGGCACGCGCTTTTCGCACCGCATTGCAGTCGATCATCTCTCCGGTGATCTCCACCTCGCTCTATTTCGTGGTGTTCGGCGCCGCCATCGGCAGCCGCATCGAATCGGTAGAGGGCGTCAGCTATGGCGCCTTTATCGTGCCTGGTCTCATCATGCTCACCGTCATGACCCAGGGCATCACCAACGCTGCCTTCGGCATCTATTTCCCCAAATTCATCGGCTCGATCTACGAGGTGCTGTCGGCCCCGGTCGGCGTGGTCGAAGTGGTGGCTGGCTATGTCGGCGCAGCCGCGACCAAATCGCTGATCATCGGCGTGATCATCATGATCACAGCGGCCTTCTTCATCGACATCCAGATCGCGCATCCCATCGCCATGGTGTTTCTCCTGGTGACGATCTGCTTTGCCTTCTCTCTGTTCGGTTTCATCATCGGCATCTGGGCGCAGAGCTTTGAGCAGTTGCAACTGGTGCCGCTGCTGATCATCACGCCGTTGGTGTTTTTGGGCGGCAGTTTCTACTCGATCACCATGCTGCCGCCGTTCTGGCAGACGGTCTCGCTGTTCAACCCGGTGGTGTATCTGATCTCGGCGTTCCGCTGGAGCTTCTTCGGAACCGCCGATGTGGCGATCGGTGTCTCGCTGGCGGCCATCGCGCTGTTCACTGCGGTGTGCATCACCATCATCTGGTGGATCTTCAAAACCGGCTATCGCTTGAAAAGCTGA
- a CDS encoding (S)-ureidoglycine aminohydrolase has product MSYPTDLGGLPPQSALMTGRAVFTEAYAVIPKGVMRDIVTSPLPNWEKTRNWTIARPLSGFAETFAHLIMEVAPGGGSQKPEPDPMAEGVVFVVGGAVRLTVEAGAAKANLGFTATQASGFDGIDQVLEPGGYAYLPAGCAWSLANESEAPATFHWIRKAYEAVDGIDAPKPFVTSDQEQPINWMPETQERWGTTRFVDPDDLAHDMHVNIVTFEPGGSIPFEETHVMEHGLYVLEGKAVYKLNQDWVEVEAGDFMWLRAFCPQACYAGGPGRFRYLLYKDMNRLPRLGRPGAFLR; this is encoded by the coding sequence ATGAGCTATCCGACGGATCTGGGTGGGCTGCCGCCCCAAAGCGCGCTGATGACCGGCCGGGCGGTCTTCACCGAGGCTTATGCGGTGATCCCCAAGGGCGTCATGCGCGACATCGTCACCAGCCCGCTGCCCAATTGGGAAAAGACCCGCAATTGGACCATCGCCAGGCCACTCTCGGGCTTTGCTGAAACCTTCGCGCATCTCATTATGGAAGTCGCGCCGGGTGGCGGTTCGCAAAAGCCCGAACCCGATCCGATGGCCGAAGGCGTTGTGTTCGTGGTTGGTGGCGCGGTGCGGCTTACGGTCGAGGCTGGCGCCGCCAAAGCCAATCTCGGGTTCACGGCCACTCAAGCGTCCGGGTTTGACGGCATTGATCAGGTGCTTGAGCCGGGCGGCTATGCCTATCTGCCGGCGGGTTGTGCCTGGTCGCTGGCCAACGAAAGCGAAGCTCCGGCGACCTTCCACTGGATCCGCAAGGCCTATGAGGCGGTGGATGGGATCGACGCGCCGAAGCCGTTTGTCACGTCCGATCAGGAGCAACCGATCAACTGGATGCCGGAGACGCAGGAGCGCTGGGGCACGACGCGTTTCGTCGACCCAGACGATCTGGCGCACGACATGCACGTCAACATCGTGACGTTCGAGCCCGGCGGCAGTATCCCGTTTGAAGAGACCCACGTCATGGAGCACGGTCTTTATGTGCTGGAGGGCAAGGCCGTTTATAAGCTCAACCAAGACTGGGTGGAGGTGGAGGCCGGCGACTTTATGTGGCTGCGCGCCTTCTGTCCGCAGGCCTGTTATGCTGGTGGCCCAGGGCGGTTTCGCTACCTGCTCTACAAGGACATGAACCGGCTTCCGCGTCTTGGACGACCGGGCGCCTTCCTGCGATGA
- a CDS encoding Gfo/Idh/MocA family oxidoreductase — protein MSEPVRWGVLGAANFARDQMARAIHAAEGADFAALATSSAEKAAGFTAFNPNLRVHSSYNALLADPDIEAVYIPLPNHLHVEWTKKALAAGKHVLTEKPIAMQASEIDELIAARDAAGLFATEAYMIVHHAQWQRARELYQGGAIGKLIHVEGLFSYDNAADPDNVRNRPETGGGGIPDIGVYTYGATRWMTGQEPTAITHADVEYENGVDVLARVSARFEGFSAHWINSMRMHPFQEMIFMGDDGVLKLTAPFNANLYGPAVLELHHNVNNGHGASITTERFAAANHYVDQVEAFCRTVREGADYPWTLEDARGTQAMIDAVFAKAKEA, from the coding sequence ATGAGTGAACCTGTCCGTTGGGGCGTGCTGGGCGCGGCCAATTTTGCTCGCGATCAGATGGCGCGCGCGATCCATGCCGCCGAGGGCGCAGACTTTGCAGCGCTAGCCACCTCCAGCGCCGAAAAGGCCGCAGGCTTCACGGCCTTCAACCCAAACCTGCGCGTTCATTCCAGCTATAATGCGCTCCTGGCCGACCCGGACATCGAAGCGGTCTACATACCTCTGCCCAACCATCTGCATGTGGAGTGGACCAAGAAAGCACTGGCCGCCGGCAAGCATGTGCTGACCGAAAAGCCGATTGCCATGCAAGCGTCGGAAATCGACGAGCTGATCGCGGCGCGCGACGCCGCGGGCCTGTTTGCCACCGAAGCCTATATGATCGTGCACCACGCCCAGTGGCAGCGGGCACGGGAGCTTTATCAGGGTGGCGCCATCGGCAAACTGATTCATGTCGAGGGGCTGTTCAGCTATGACAATGCCGCCGATCCGGACAATGTCCGCAACCGCCCGGAAACCGGCGGCGGCGGCATTCCCGACATCGGCGTCTACACCTATGGCGCGACACGCTGGATGACCGGCCAGGAACCGACCGCCATCACCCACGCCGATGTGGAGTATGAGAACGGCGTCGATGTTCTGGCGCGCGTCTCGGCCCGATTTGAAGGGTTCTCGGCCCACTGGATCAACTCCATGCGGATGCATCCGTTTCAAGAGATGATCTTCATGGGCGACGACGGCGTGCTCAAGCTCACCGCGCCCTTCAACGCCAACCTCTATGGCCCGGCAGTCCTGGAGCTGCACCACAATGTGAACAATGGTCATGGCGCCTCGATCACAACCGAACGGTTCGCCGCCGCCAACCATTATGTCGATCAGGTCGAGGCTTTCTGCCGCACGGTGCGCGAGGGGGCCGACTATCCCTGGACCCTGGAAGACGCGCGCGGCACGCAGGCGATGATCGACGCGGTTTTTGCCAAGGCCAAAGAAGCCTAG
- the xdhB gene encoding xanthine dehydrogenase molybdopterin binding subunit gives MNEHSVPSETGPDAVPPRVRAKQDDPVRTDATPLPIKGGVHQPIKHDSGHKHVTGQAIYTDDIETPASTLHAYLGLSTCANGTIEAMDLSAVRSSPGVVGVLTSRDMPASNDISPTHLHDEPVLADGEVHFYGQAMFAVVATSREFARAAAQKAKVEYGERPFARTVEEAREANYPNVTKPLTLKRGDAASALESATNRLQGRYEIGGQDHMYLEGHIALAIPGEDDDMTVFSSTQHPSEVQHMVGHVLGVPSAAVTVNVRRMGGGFGGKETQSNQFAVVAAVAAKKFGKPVKIRPDRDDDMITTGKRHDFVVDYDVGYDDDGRIEAVSGTFAARCGFSADLSGPVTDRALFHADNAYYYPHVLLQSQPIKTNTVSNTAFRGFGGPQGLIVAERIMEEIAYKLGKDPLEVRRINFYDREGEENARTVTPYHQKVTDNIIHRVVDELEEACAYQARRESILAFNETSPIIKMGIALTPVKFGISFTATWYNQAGALVHVYRDGSVHLNHGGTEMGQGLNTKVAQVVADTFQIDVDKVKITATTTEKVPNTSATAASSGSDLNGMAADNAANQIKDRLIDFACEEYQVSREQVVFEANVVRVGNQRIPFPDLVDQAYMNRIHLSAAGFYKTPGIHWNRDTGQGNPFFYFAYGAAVSEVSIDTLTGEYHVDRTDLLHDVGKSLNPAIDIGQVEGAFIQGMGWLTTEELWWDDKGQLRTHAPSTYKIPLASDRPAIFNTKLVSWSTNKERTIRRSKAVGEPPFMLAASVVEALSMAVASVGNYAECPRLDTPCTPERILMAVERLNAGA, from the coding sequence ATGAACGAGCACAGCGTCCCATCGGAGACCGGACCCGACGCCGTTCCTCCGCGCGTGCGCGCCAAACAGGATGACCCTGTCCGCACCGACGCGACGCCTCTACCCATCAAAGGCGGCGTCCACCAACCGATCAAGCATGATTCCGGCCACAAGCACGTCACCGGCCAAGCGATCTACACCGACGATATCGAAACGCCCGCAAGCACGCTGCACGCCTATCTCGGCCTCTCCACCTGCGCCAATGGCACCATCGAGGCGATGGACCTCTCTGCCGTGCGCTCCAGCCCGGGCGTGGTCGGGGTGCTAACGAGCCGCGATATGCCGGCCTCCAACGACATTTCGCCAACCCATCTGCACGACGAACCAGTCTTGGCCGATGGCGAGGTCCACTTCTATGGCCAGGCCATGTTCGCCGTTGTCGCGACCAGCCGTGAGTTCGCCCGCGCCGCCGCCCAAAAGGCAAAGGTGGAGTATGGGGAGCGTCCCTTCGCCCGCACCGTCGAGGAAGCGCGCGAAGCGAACTACCCCAATGTCACCAAACCGCTGACCTTGAAGCGCGGCGATGCGGCAAGCGCGCTGGAATCGGCCACCAACCGCCTGCAAGGACGCTATGAGATCGGTGGCCAGGACCATATGTATCTGGAAGGGCATATCGCGCTCGCCATTCCCGGTGAGGACGATGACATGACCGTCTTTTCCTCCACCCAGCACCCTAGCGAAGTGCAGCATATGGTCGGCCATGTGCTCGGCGTGCCCTCGGCGGCGGTCACCGTCAATGTGCGGCGTATGGGCGGCGGCTTCGGCGGCAAGGAAACCCAGTCCAACCAGTTCGCGGTGGTGGCGGCTGTCGCGGCCAAAAAGTTCGGTAAACCGGTGAAAATCCGTCCCGACCGCGACGATGACATGATCACCACCGGCAAACGGCATGATTTCGTGGTCGATTACGATGTTGGCTATGACGATGACGGCCGCATCGAAGCGGTCTCCGGTACCTTTGCCGCGCGCTGCGGGTTTTCGGCGGATCTGTCCGGCCCGGTCACTGACCGCGCGCTTTTTCACGCCGACAACGCCTACTACTACCCGCACGTCCTGTTGCAGTCGCAGCCGATCAAGACCAACACCGTCTCCAACACGGCTTTTCGCGGTTTTGGCGGCCCACAGGGGCTGATCGTTGCTGAACGGATTATGGAAGAGATCGCCTACAAGCTCGGCAAGGACCCGCTGGAGGTGCGGCGGATCAATTTCTACGACCGTGAAGGCGAGGAAAACGCCCGCACGGTGACGCCCTACCACCAGAAGGTGACCGACAACATCATCCACCGCGTCGTTGATGAGTTGGAAGAGGCGTGCGCCTATCAAGCCCGGCGTGAATCGATCCTGGCGTTCAACGAAACCAGCCCGATCATCAAAATGGGCATCGCGCTGACGCCCGTGAAGTTCGGTATCTCCTTTACCGCCACCTGGTACAATCAGGCAGGCGCGCTGGTGCATGTGTATCGCGACGGTTCGGTGCATCTCAACCATGGCGGCACGGAGATGGGCCAGGGGCTCAACACAAAAGTCGCCCAAGTCGTCGCCGACACGTTTCAGATCGATGTGGACAAGGTGAAGATCACCGCGACCACCACCGAAAAAGTGCCCAACACGTCGGCGACAGCCGCCTCGTCCGGCTCGGATCTCAACGGCATGGCGGCTGACAACGCTGCCAACCAAATCAAAGACCGGCTGATCGATTTTGCCTGCGAGGAGTATCAGGTCAGCCGCGAGCAGGTGGTGTTTGAGGCCAACGTGGTAAGGGTCGGCAACCAGCGTATTCCGTTCCCCGATCTGGTCGATCAGGCCTATATGAACCGCATCCACCTGTCGGCGGCTGGCTTTTATAAAACGCCGGGCATTCACTGGAATCGGGATACCGGCCAGGGCAACCCGTTCTTCTACTTTGCCTATGGCGCCGCGGTGTCGGAGGTCTCCATCGACACGTTGACCGGCGAGTACCACGTCGATCGCACCGATCTTCTGCACGATGTCGGCAAGTCGCTGAACCCCGCCATCGATATCGGTCAGGTCGAAGGCGCGTTCATCCAGGGCATGGGGTGGCTGACCACCGAAGAGCTTTGGTGGGACGATAAGGGCCAGCTTCGCACCCACGCACCATCGACCTACAAGATCCCGTTGGCCTCGGATCGCCCGGCGATCTTCAACACCAAGCTGGTCAGTTGGTCGACCAACAAGGAGCGCACCATTCGTCGCTCCAAAGCTGTGGGCGAGCCGCCCTTTATGCTCGCCGCCAGCGTTGTCGAGGCGCTGTCCATGGCAGTGGCATCGGTGGGTAACTATGCCGAGTGCCCGCGCCTTGACACGCCCTGTACGCCTGAACGTATTCTGATGGCGGTGGAACGGTTGAACGCGGGGGCATAG
- the xdhC gene encoding xanthine dehydrogenase accessory protein XdhC has translation MLDTSDPHAIGRFVQAAPAILVTVDDAKGSTPRIQGTQMLVSATAVLGTIGGGQLEYMAIDAARAMLKSGEPSRRLTIPLGPEIGQCCGGRVMLLLSKCDAQTAEDLTSNVKVAKEKQPSVYIFGAGHVGRALAHALVPLPVNSLLIDSREDELALADPAIDQDLTPLPETHIRAAAPGSAFVMLTHDHALDFLLTREALAREQSAQDVAYVGMIGSKTKRATFARWLEQETGSLDGMDRLTMPIGASKLNDKRPAVIAAMVAAELIEAVGTFQAVRHDAQPVSA, from the coding sequence ATGCTTGATACCTCAGATCCGCATGCCATCGGGCGTTTCGTGCAGGCTGCGCCCGCCATTCTTGTCACAGTCGATGACGCCAAGGGCTCGACCCCTCGCATTCAAGGCACGCAGATGCTGGTCTCGGCGACAGCCGTGCTCGGCACAATCGGCGGCGGTCAGCTGGAATACATGGCCATCGACGCCGCGCGCGCGATGCTCAAATCCGGTGAACCGTCACGACGCCTGACCATTCCGCTCGGACCGGAAATCGGCCAGTGTTGCGGCGGCCGGGTTATGCTCCTTTTGTCTAAGTGCGACGCCCAGACGGCGGAAGACCTAACGTCAAATGTTAAGGTGGCTAAGGAAAAGCAACCTTCCGTTTACATCTTCGGTGCAGGTCATGTGGGCAGAGCATTGGCCCACGCGCTTGTGCCCCTGCCTGTGAACAGTCTGCTGATCGACAGCCGCGAGGATGAGCTTGCGTTGGCCGATCCAGCCATTGATCAGGATCTGACCCCCTTGCCGGAAACGCACATTCGCGCCGCCGCCCCTGGCAGCGCCTTCGTCATGCTGACCCATGACCATGCCCTTGATTTTCTTCTGACGCGCGAGGCGCTCGCCCGCGAACAATCCGCCCAAGATGTGGCCTACGTCGGCATGATTGGTTCCAAGACCAAACGCGCCACCTTTGCGCGCTGGTTGGAGCAGGAAACCGGCAGCCTCGATGGTATGGATCGCCTCACCATGCCCATCGGCGCGTCCAAACTGAACGACAAACGCCCAGCCGTGATTGCCGCCATGGTCGCCGCTGAATTGATTGAAGCTGTCGGCACTTTCCAAGCCGTGCGCCACGATGCACAGCCGGTGTCGGCATGA
- the xdhA gene encoding xanthine dehydrogenase small subunit — MRKSIRFLLNDQLVKRDDVRATTTLLDFLRLERRLTGTKEGCNEGDCGACTVLVGRLGPDGLAYQSLNACIRFLGSLDGCHVVTVESLAQGGALHPVQQAMVDFHGSQCGFCTPGIVMSLYALWMANPTPSEAQIETAIQGNLCRCTGYEPIIKAAKAISTYGSVAEDVLTTQRERITEQLTAWADDHLVDISATSEAGSERFFIPQTPEHLADLLAEHPDATIVAGATDVGLWVNKDHRAISPVIFVGGLNALQSITVVDDAVTIGAGVSYSAFVPVLQDHFPHMEELWWRIGGEQVRNMGTLGGNIANGSPIGDTPPAFIALGATLTLRSKSGTRTLPLEDFFLTYGKQDRRPDEFVESLTLPKPPESSLNAVYKISKRRDEDISALCGAFSLTVANGTVSSARVAFGGMAGTPARAKHVELALVGKLWNRATIDAAKAEFSKDYQPLTDWRATADYRLKAAENLLTRFYLEHAKQDHPVRLNREVAA; from the coding sequence ATTCGCAAATCCATCCGCTTTCTGCTCAACGATCAGCTGGTCAAGCGCGATGATGTGCGCGCAACGACAACGCTGCTTGACTTTCTGCGGTTGGAGCGCAGACTGACCGGCACCAAAGAGGGCTGCAACGAAGGCGATTGCGGCGCCTGCACGGTGCTAGTGGGACGGCTTGGACCAGACGGCCTGGCGTATCAAAGCCTCAATGCCTGCATCCGTTTTCTAGGCTCACTGGATGGTTGCCATGTGGTGACGGTGGAAAGCCTGGCGCAAGGCGGGGCGCTGCATCCCGTGCAGCAGGCCATGGTCGATTTTCACGGATCGCAATGCGGTTTCTGCACGCCGGGCATCGTGATGAGCCTTTACGCGCTCTGGATGGCCAATCCAACGCCCTCCGAAGCGCAAATCGAAACCGCGATTCAAGGCAACCTCTGCCGTTGCACGGGCTATGAGCCGATCATCAAAGCCGCCAAGGCGATCTCCACTTACGGGTCAGTCGCCGAGGACGTGCTGACAACCCAGCGTGAACGCATCACCGAACAGCTGACCGCCTGGGCCGACGATCATCTGGTCGATATCAGCGCGACGAGCGAAGCTGGCTCAGAACGGTTTTTTATCCCGCAAACGCCGGAGCACCTTGCTGACCTTTTGGCTGAACACCCTGATGCGACCATCGTGGCTGGCGCGACCGATGTCGGGCTTTGGGTGAACAAGGATCACCGCGCCATTTCACCGGTGATCTTTGTCGGCGGCCTGAACGCGTTGCAAAGCATCACAGTAGTCGATGACGCAGTGACCATCGGCGCGGGCGTGAGCTACTCCGCCTTTGTGCCTGTGCTGCAGGACCATTTCCCGCACATGGAAGAGCTCTGGTGGCGTATTGGCGGCGAGCAGGTACGGAACATGGGCACGCTCGGCGGCAACATCGCCAACGGCTCGCCCATCGGGGATACGCCACCAGCCTTCATCGCGCTCGGCGCGACGCTAACGCTACGCTCCAAATCCGGCACGCGGACGCTGCCGTTGGAGGATTTTTTCTTGACCTACGGCAAGCAGGATCGCCGTCCGGATGAATTTGTCGAAAGCCTGACGCTGCCAAAGCCGCCGGAAAGCTCGCTCAACGCCGTCTACAAGATTTCCAAGCGCCGCGATGAAGATATTTCTGCGCTCTGCGGCGCGTTCTCGCTCACCGTGGCCAACGGCACGGTATCCTCAGCGCGCGTTGCGTTTGGCGGAATGGCAGGGACCCCAGCGCGGGCCAAACATGTGGAGCTGGCGCTTGTCGGCAAACTCTGGAACAGGGCCACAATCGACGCCGCGAAGGCCGAGTTTTCCAAAGATTATCAGCCACTTACCGATTGGCGCGCCACGGCAGACTATCGCCTGAAAGCCGCTGAAAATCTTCTCACCCGCTTCTATCTGGAGCACGCCAAACAGGACCATCCGGTGCGTTTGAACCGTGAGGTCGCGGCATGA